The Candidatus Polarisedimenticolaceae bacterium genome contains the following window.
GTTCGGGACCGCCCAGCTCGGCATCCCCGTCAGCACCACGCACGTGATCAGTGGCGCGATCGTCGGCGTCGGCGCGATCCAGCGGATCTCCGCCGTGCGCTGGGGGATCGCCGCCCGCGTCGTCTGGGCGTGGGTGCTCACGATCCCGATGTCGGCGCTCGTGGGCGCCGGGAGCTATTGGCTGATCTCGCTCGTTCGATAGGCTGCGGGGTCAGACCCCTGCGGGGGTCTGACCCCATCCTCGCATCCTCGTCAGTTGCTGGCGACCGCGCCGTGCTCGGCGCTCATGTGCCCGTTCACCATGGCCGCGTAGACCGCGTCGGGGATCGCCGCGAACTTCACTTCGAAGTTCTTCAGCTGGCGGCCGCGCTTCACGGTGTACACGCCCTGCGCCCCGGCGTGGGTCTCGGCCCGGAGCGCCTGGATCCGCTCCCAGTTCCCTTCCTTGTAGGCGACGCCGTTGAAGCCGAGGAGGATGTCCCCGGCCTTCACGCCGGCTGCTTCCGCGGGGCTCGCGGGGGCGACCTTCGTGACGACGAGGCCCTTGTCCGACTTGTCGGCTTCGATTCCGGACCAGCCCTGGGCCTTGAGGGCCGCGAAGTGGCGCTGGCACTCCTCCTTGGAGGCGGTGCAGGGCTTCCCGTCTCCGGCGAAGGAGGCGGCGAAGGCGACGGCGACGAGGACGGCGGCGGCGGTGCGGAACGTGCGGTGCATGGTGTTCTCCTTTTGGGTTCGGTTCACGCCCGCAAGGTACGGATCCGCGCTGTAAGAGTCGTCGGCGTCGCGGTAAAACGTGGTCAAAGGCGTAAAGGGTTCGTAAACGCCCGATTTGCTAACCTTGCGCCTCCACGCGGAGTGCGACGTGAGTCAACCTTACGATCCGAGTTCGTTCGAGCCTCGCTGGCAGCGGCGCTGGGATGCCGAGCGACCGTTCCGGACGCCGAATCCCGGCGAGGCCGGCTTCGATCCCACGAGACCGAAGTACTACGTCCTCGACATGTTCCCGTATCCGTCGGGATCCGGCCTGCACGTCGGACACCCGATCGGCTACATCGGCACCGATATCGTCGCGCGGCGCAAGCGCATGGAGGGATTCAACGTCCTCCACCCGATGGGCTGGGACGCGTTCGGGCTCCCCGCCGAGCAATACGCCATTCAGACGGGCAAGCACCCTCAGCAGACCACGCGCGAGAACATCGCCAACTTCCGCCGCCAGCTGAAGCTCA
Protein-coding sequences here:
- a CDS encoding inorganic phosphate transporter, translated to FGTAQLGIPVSTTHVISGAIVGVGAIQRISAVRWGIAARVVWAWVLTIPMSALVGAGSYWLISLVR
- a CDS encoding PDZ domain-containing protein, producing MNRTQKENTMHRTFRTAAAVLVAVAFAASFAGDGKPCTASKEECQRHFAALKAQGWSGIEADKSDKGLVVTKVAPASPAEAAGVKAGDILLGFNGVAYKEGNWERIQALRAETHAGAQGVYTVKRGRQLKNFEVKFAAIPDAVYAAMVNGHMSAEHGAVASN